The following coding sequences are from one Dermacentor andersoni chromosome 5, qqDerAnde1_hic_scaffold, whole genome shotgun sequence window:
- the LOC126531087 gene encoding protein GVQW3-like, which translates to MAERLEQSYCVKFCQKLGDSQMETIRKIQTAFDDDAMGSTQIKEWYNRFKDGRTSVESEPRSGRPSTCRNDQVIAEMNAVVMRDRHVTIREIAEKVGMSTFSAHSIMTEDLAMKRVAAKFVPKLLTVKQKQLRVEVSQDMLDSTNSDPVFMNTIITGDESWPSLNSCSSESLSSSSSLQLPLADAKEPPPRSGTSPS; encoded by the exons atggcggagcgactggagcagaGCTACTGcgtcaaattttgccagaaactgggtgACAGCCAAATGGAAACTATTCGaaagattcagacggctttcgaTGATGATGCTATgggcagcacacagattaaggagtggtacaatcGGTTTAAAGATGGCCgtacatcggtggagagcgagccacgctctgGTCGGCcctcaacatgccgaaatgaccaggtcattgccgaaatGAACGCTGTGGTGATGAGGGACCGTCatgtgactatccgagaaattgcggAAAAGGTGGGCATGAGCACTTTTTCTGCgcattccattatgaccgaagatttggccatgaagagagttgcggcgaaattcgtgccgaagctgctcacggtgaagcaaaagcaacttcgtgttgaagtctcacaggacatgctggattccacaaacagtgaccccgtcttcatgaacaccataatcactggtgacgagtcttgg CCGTCGTTGAACTCTTGTTCTTCGGAATcgttgtcatcgtcgtcttcgctgcagctgccgctggCTGACGCCAAGGAACCGCCGCCAAGGTCCGGTACTTCACCCTCCTAG